From Paenibacillus graminis, a single genomic window includes:
- a CDS encoding flavocytochrome c translates to MKKKAAAALILILSVMLVIAGCGNNGSSNSTGNKSKDNEAKKETTEAVSGASEASYTPYDQLKDKYDIIIVGAGGAGMSAALEAKAKGLNPVILEKMPVAGGNTSKSSSGMNASQTKFQKEQGIEDSNDLFYEETLKGGHDTNDKELLRFFVDNSASAIDWLDSIGIRLNNITITGGMKEKRTHRPEDGSAVGQYLVKGLVKNVQEQGIPLFVNADVKEITEKDGKVTGVKVLFNQADEKTITGSAVIVTTGGFGANKEMIAEVRPDLEGLVTTNQIGSTGDGIKMIEKLGGTTVDMDQIQVHPTVQQEKSYLIGEAVRGEGAILVSSEGKRFTNEMDTRDHVTAAINKLPEKAAILVFDSGVKSRVKAIEQYEKMGFVLTSDSIEGLAKEMKVPADQLQKTMDTWNSAVKNKKDAEFGRTTGMDNDLSGAPFYAIKIGPGIHYTMGGVKINTNTEVLNKEGQPITGLFAAGEVVGGLHGQNRIGGNSVAEIIIFGRQAGIKSAEFVKAQ, encoded by the coding sequence ATGAAAAAGAAAGCAGCAGCTGCTCTTATTCTCATTCTCTCGGTCATGCTCGTTATCGCAGGATGCGGCAACAATGGCAGCAGTAACAGCACTGGGAACAAGAGTAAGGACAATGAGGCCAAAAAAGAAACGACTGAAGCAGTTTCGGGGGCATCGGAAGCAAGCTATACACCGTACGATCAATTAAAAGATAAATATGATATCATCATCGTTGGTGCGGGTGGTGCCGGGATGTCGGCAGCGCTTGAGGCTAAAGCGAAAGGCTTGAATCCGGTGATTCTGGAGAAAATGCCGGTAGCGGGCGGAAATACGTCCAAATCCTCTTCGGGGATGAACGCTTCGCAGACGAAGTTCCAGAAAGAGCAAGGCATTGAAGACAGCAATGATTTATTTTATGAAGAAACGCTAAAAGGCGGCCATGATACCAATGATAAAGAGCTGCTCCGTTTCTTCGTGGACAATTCAGCGAGTGCCATCGACTGGCTGGATTCCATCGGAATCCGCCTGAACAATATCACCATTACCGGCGGGATGAAGGAAAAACGCACACACCGTCCTGAAGACGGCTCTGCGGTAGGGCAGTATCTTGTCAAGGGATTAGTGAAAAACGTGCAAGAGCAAGGCATTCCACTATTTGTGAACGCTGATGTCAAAGAAATTACCGAAAAAGACGGTAAGGTAACCGGCGTTAAAGTCCTGTTCAACCAGGCAGACGAAAAAACAATTACAGGTTCTGCTGTCATTGTCACCACCGGAGGTTTCGGCGCCAATAAGGAAATGATTGCCGAGGTTAGACCTGATCTGGAAGGGCTGGTAACCACCAACCAGATTGGCAGTACCGGTGACGGCATCAAAATGATTGAGAAGCTCGGCGGCACCACCGTCGATATGGATCAAATCCAGGTTCACCCGACCGTGCAGCAGGAGAAATCCTATCTGATCGGGGAAGCCGTTCGCGGTGAAGGCGCAATCCTCGTATCCAGTGAAGGCAAACGGTTCACCAATGAAATGGATACACGTGACCATGTCACTGCAGCCATTAATAAGCTTCCAGAGAAAGCCGCGATCCTTGTTTTTGATTCCGGCGTGAAATCCCGTGTCAAAGCGATTGAGCAGTATGAGAAAATGGGATTTGTTCTGACCTCGGATTCGATTGAAGGCCTGGCTAAAGAAATGAAGGTTCCGGCAGACCAGCTGCAAAAGACAATGGATACCTGGAACAGCGCAGTGAAGAATAAGAAGGATGCTGAATTCGGCAGAACGACAGGGATGGATAACGACTTGTCCGGCGCGCCATTCTACGCGATCAAAATCGGGCCTGGGATTCACTACACCATGGGCGGTGTAAAAATCAACACCAACACAGAAGTATTAAATAAAGAAGGCCAACCGATTACAGGTCTGTTCGCTGCTGGTGAAGTAGTAGGCGGACTGCACGGCCAAAACCGGATCGGCGGCAACTCTGTTGCGGAAATTATTATCTTTGGCCGTCAAGCAGGAATTAAATCGGCTGAATTTGTAAAAGCACAATAA
- a CDS encoding NAD(P)/FAD-dependent oxidoreductase has product MKLISGLVPWERTLPHFPVYPVLDGDITCDCLIVGGGMGGAMASYRLSSSGANTVLIDKHAVGKGSTSANTGLLQVANDKSLTSCMNTFGADNGLLFYKLCRKAIGDILKLPGTLDIDPHIIPRSSLLYASFPEDVSALKLEHDHLAAHGFDTEFWEEDKIRAHYSFAKPAAIYSRGDAETNPFRMLHSLIHKACASGVRVYEHTKASHFEFGPQGVTCYTETGRIFANQVIFAMGYETQEMKKDRGAELIHTYAIMTQPLKNLPHWHEQSLIWETARPYLYFRTTNDGRIIAGGKDEQLTDPGQREARVRSQSQRLLEELEALFPGIKGLSAEFAWGGVFGFSHDGLPFIGPHPDYPHCYFIEGYGGNGTVYSMIAAELLADTLAGISRPELELFSLTRTSRPSPPSPRPFKT; this is encoded by the coding sequence ATGAAATTAATCAGCGGGCTGGTGCCCTGGGAGAGAACCCTTCCTCATTTCCCTGTATATCCTGTGCTGGATGGGGATATCACCTGCGATTGTCTGATTGTAGGCGGAGGTATGGGAGGGGCGATGGCTTCTTACCGCTTGTCCTCAAGCGGAGCCAATACCGTATTGATTGATAAACATGCAGTGGGAAAAGGCAGCACCTCTGCCAACACCGGACTGCTCCAAGTTGCCAACGACAAATCCCTTACCTCCTGCATGAATACTTTTGGAGCAGACAACGGCCTATTATTCTACAAACTATGCCGTAAGGCTATAGGGGATATTCTGAAGCTGCCGGGCACACTGGATATTGATCCGCACATTATACCCCGAAGCAGCCTGCTCTATGCAAGCTTTCCAGAGGATGTTTCCGCTCTGAAGCTGGAGCATGACCATCTGGCCGCCCATGGTTTTGACACAGAATTCTGGGAGGAAGACAAAATCAGGGCCCATTACTCCTTCGCCAAACCAGCGGCCATCTACTCCAGAGGGGATGCGGAAACGAACCCGTTCCGGATGCTGCACAGTCTCATTCATAAGGCATGCGCAAGTGGTGTCCGCGTATATGAACATACGAAGGCCAGTCATTTTGAATTTGGGCCGCAAGGGGTTACCTGTTACACAGAGACTGGCCGCATCTTTGCCAACCAGGTAATATTTGCCATGGGTTATGAAACGCAGGAGATGAAAAAGGACCGGGGGGCCGAGCTGATTCATACCTACGCAATTATGACCCAGCCCTTGAAGAACCTCCCCCACTGGCATGAACAAAGCTTGATCTGGGAAACGGCCCGGCCTTATTTGTATTTCCGCACAACGAATGACGGACGTATCATTGCCGGGGGCAAGGATGAGCAGCTAACTGATCCTGGGCAACGCGAGGCCAGGGTCCGGTCTCAGAGCCAGCGGCTGCTTGAAGAGCTGGAAGCGCTCTTCCCCGGGATTAAGGGGTTATCTGCAGAGTTCGCCTGGGGCGGTGTATTTGGATTCTCTCACGACGGCTTGCCTTTTATAGGCCCACATCCGGATTATCCTCATTGTTACTTCATAGAAGGCTATGGCGGCAATGGAACCGTCTACAGCATGATCGCAGCAGAGCTCCTGGCCGATACCCTGGCCGGCATTTCCCGGCCGGAGCTTGAACTCTTTTCGCTGACCCGGACGTCCAGACCTTCTCCTCCTTCTCCGCGACCATTCAAAACTTAG
- a CDS encoding spore coat protein, translating to MADEDLLTMILDDLKRTVREYTTAATESNCQTVRRVFNDLTMDTLRIQGDLYYQMSQMGMYQAPDKALRQAVDKQIQSAQQTQQKSQQFVQQKMNGTGQFRQAPNVPQHQPNVHSSYYM from the coding sequence ATGGCGGATGAAGATCTGTTGACTATGATTTTGGATGACCTGAAACGGACAGTACGCGAATACACGACAGCGGCGACAGAATCAAACTGTCAAACTGTGCGCCGGGTCTTCAATGACCTGACCATGGATACTCTGCGGATTCAAGGAGATCTGTACTACCAGATGTCTCAGATGGGAATGTACCAGGCACCAGACAAAGCCCTTCGGCAAGCCGTGGACAAGCAGATTCAAAGCGCACAGCAGACCCAGCAGAAAAGCCAGCAATTTGTACAGCAAAAAATGAATGGAACCGGTCAGTTCAGACAGGCTCCAAATGTGCCGCAGCATCAGCCTAACGTGCACAGTTCCTATTATATGTAA
- a CDS encoding SMI1/KNR4 family protein, protein MYKKIEWQSEYSPADINSIRTVENNFGIVFPKDYLEVAQKYQGGEPSSKTIFINDKKVMFGYLLTFLAFDELDILDKYNSERNCLPKKHFPFAIDEYGNMFCFDFTNSNAPNIVFVEKGNTATASFVAQNFLDFVHLFG, encoded by the coding sequence ATGTACAAAAAAATTGAATGGCAATCTGAATACAGTCCTGCCGATATAAATTCAATAAGAACTGTAGAGAATAACTTTGGAATTGTATTTCCCAAGGACTATCTTGAAGTAGCCCAAAAATACCAAGGAGGAGAGCCTTCTTCAAAAACTATCTTTATAAACGATAAGAAAGTTATGTTTGGGTATTTATTGACATTTCTAGCATTTGATGAACTTGATATTTTGGACAAATACAACTCGGAAAGAAATTGTTTGCCTAAAAAGCATTTTCCTTTTGCAATTGATGAATATGGTAATATGTTTTGTTTTGATTTCACTAACAGCAATGCTCCTAATATTGTTTTCGTTGAAAAAGGGAACACGGCTACAGCTAGTTTTGTTGCTCAAAACTTTCTAGATTTCGTTCATTTATTTGGTTAG
- the dcuS gene encoding DcuS/MalK family sensor histidine kinase yields the protein MVKTKDYGLRTKVTIMVSAVVMLVMVVLYIIFRNQIIPQTRHALEDKATAIARTIALIPLVSEGLNEGRSKEIQAYTSKITRRNDIMFVVVIDMHSIRYSHPDPSRIGKPFVGGGQKAALHGEESISEGEGLLGKSLRAFVPVYNNRGSQVGVVVVGLSMERIHLLIRQNEWTIIVILLSGAVLGAAGAMVLARKIKQMMFGMEPSDISKLLQERSAMLQSTREGIIAVDHAARISMINREAERLLGTAGITGNGMTRHIADYWPELRLEQVLSSGESRQDQELELNGVTLLVSSVPIQVNGRIAGAIATFRDKTELAVLAERLSGISVYADALRAGAHEYMNKLHVIMGMTHMGLYDELQQYISGTVSNYQNEIGSITRSIKDPVMAGFLLGKLSRAREAGIELLLTEDSYLPESADPQVIHQLITIVGNLLDNAMEVLEGQRLKEIGLSFQYERGRLICTVRDNGPGIPETLREQIFVQGFSTKGEQRGMGLYLVRKSVEKLQGQLQIIPGPEPGTTFMADVPYAVKGEETNDH from the coding sequence TTGGTCAAAACAAAGGATTACGGTCTGAGGACAAAGGTTACCATCATGGTCTCCGCCGTGGTGATGCTGGTCATGGTGGTGCTCTACATTATTTTCAGAAATCAGATTATTCCCCAGACCAGACATGCCCTGGAGGACAAGGCAACGGCCATCGCCCGGACCATTGCCCTGATTCCCCTGGTGTCAGAAGGGCTTAATGAAGGACGCAGTAAAGAGATCCAGGCCTATACCTCCAAAATCACCCGCCGCAATGATATTATGTTTGTAGTCGTGATCGACATGCACAGCATCCGTTATTCACATCCCGATCCGTCGCGGATCGGCAAGCCCTTTGTCGGGGGAGGGCAAAAGGCTGCGCTGCACGGTGAAGAAAGCATTTCAGAAGGTGAGGGGCTGCTCGGGAAGTCCCTGCGGGCCTTTGTGCCTGTGTATAATAACAGAGGTTCCCAGGTAGGTGTAGTAGTTGTAGGCCTCTCTATGGAACGAATTCACCTGCTCATCCGGCAGAATGAATGGACCATTATCGTGATTCTGCTATCCGGTGCCGTACTTGGAGCGGCAGGAGCGATGGTCCTGGCCCGGAAAATCAAGCAGATGATGTTCGGCATGGAGCCATCGGATATCTCCAAGCTGCTCCAAGAACGCAGTGCCATGCTGCAGTCCACGCGCGAGGGGATTATTGCGGTCGATCATGCAGCCCGGATCAGCATGATCAACAGGGAAGCGGAGAGGCTGCTGGGCACTGCCGGGATTACAGGCAATGGAATGACCCGGCATATCGCCGATTATTGGCCGGAGCTGCGCCTGGAGCAGGTGCTGTCCAGCGGCGAGTCCAGGCAGGACCAGGAGCTGGAGCTGAACGGGGTCACTTTGCTGGTGAGCAGTGTGCCCATTCAGGTGAATGGGCGGATTGCGGGGGCCATCGCTACCTTTCGGGACAAGACAGAGCTTGCTGTACTGGCGGAGCGGCTGTCCGGCATATCCGTCTATGCGGACGCCCTGCGGGCAGGGGCACATGAATATATGAATAAGCTGCATGTGATTATGGGCATGACGCATATGGGCCTCTACGATGAGCTGCAGCAATATATTTCGGGAACCGTGAGCAACTATCAGAATGAGATCGGTTCGATCACCAGGTCAATCAAGGACCCGGTTATGGCCGGCTTTCTGCTTGGGAAGCTTAGCAGAGCCCGTGAAGCTGGAATTGAGCTGCTGCTTACAGAAGACAGCTACCTCCCGGAATCTGCCGATCCGCAGGTGATTCATCAGCTGATTACCATCGTAGGCAATCTGCTCGACAACGCTATGGAGGTGTTGGAAGGGCAGCGCCTGAAGGAAATCGGGCTTTCTTTTCAATATGAACGGGGACGTCTGATCTGTACAGTGCGGGACAATGGTCCGGGAATCCCCGAGACTTTGCGGGAACAGATATTTGTCCAGGGGTTTTCCACCAAGGGAGAGCAGCGGGGGATGGGCCTATACCTGGTTCGTAAAAGTGTGGAGAAGCTCCAGGGCCAGCTTCAGATAATACCCGGCCCGGAGCCGGGAACGACATTTATGGCCGATGTGCCATATGCAGTAAAGGGTGAGGAGACCAATGACCATTAA
- a CDS encoding response regulator has product MTIKVLIVEDDPMVAKFNRHYLEQVQGFEFAGWAASVDEARMLLAELKVDLILLDIYMPRTSGLQLLSSLREQGSVVDIIVISAASDNASIRKALQLGAVDYLIKPFEFARFQAALSAYREDYMLMKHREHLSQEQLDKLLRHSMGTEEEKSGTLPKGLTEGTLESIWRTIQKLESPVFSTEEITAGAPISRISVRKYLAFLTEAGVLEMEISYGAVGRPVYMYTVTASGHEIIAAYI; this is encoded by the coding sequence ATGACCATTAAGGTGCTGATCGTTGAAGATGATCCGATGGTGGCGAAGTTCAATCGGCACTATTTGGAGCAGGTTCAGGGCTTCGAGTTCGCCGGCTGGGCCGCTTCGGTCGATGAGGCCAGGATGCTGCTTGCTGAGCTGAAGGTGGATCTCATTCTGCTGGATATCTATATGCCGCGTACCAGCGGGCTGCAGCTGCTGTCCTCTTTGCGTGAGCAGGGCAGTGTAGTCGATATTATCGTCATTTCTGCAGCCAGCGACAATGCCAGTATCCGCAAGGCCCTCCAGCTGGGGGCCGTCGATTATTTGATCAAACCGTTCGAGTTCGCCCGCTTTCAGGCTGCATTGTCCGCCTATCGGGAGGATTACATGCTGATGAAACACAGGGAGCATCTCAGCCAGGAGCAGCTGGACAAGCTGCTGCGCCATTCCATGGGAACGGAGGAGGAAAAGAGCGGCACGCTGCCCAAGGGTCTTACCGAAGGGACGCTGGAGAGCATATGGCGCACCATTCAGAAGCTGGAGAGTCCGGTGTTTTCCACCGAGGAAATCACGGCAGGGGCTCCGATTTCGCGGATCTCCGTACGCAAATACCTGGCTTTTCTCACAGAGGCCGGTGTGCTGGAGATGGAGATCAGCTACGGTGCGGTGGGCAGGCCGGTATATATGTATACCGTGACCGCTTCAGGACATGAAATTATAGCTGCATATATTTAA